The following proteins come from a genomic window of Aspergillus oryzae RIB40 DNA, chromosome 4:
- a CDS encoding uncharacterized protein (predicted protein) has protein sequence MAIFQQVLDHLDFTKIPPFALSICQQRERQEGRTPTCTSCTVLPERLFGSNNILFPLEFNTAEKWILKIPMNGYPGRFNDMHARVLTAEASTMQFLRRETTTPTPTVFSFSASLVNDLRCPYILMEYIDGKSTSHVWFNEELDDATLERHRIHVLQDLSKIMLQLNKFTFSEAGSPIFDDGNNPIGVGPLRVMDMPAMLEELRTNDVWDRVIQSEIQPTSDPKAWMLCMFERHEPPDDKFSQGAHQLLKHFIKWLPWSELAQEPFVLTHPDFNFQNILVSDEGKVCALIDWEGVSTVPRFLGNERYPGWLTRDWDPMNYGYGMEECFVQENSPEELSHYRDIYRDMVKSAIAEAEAEADANCIALSKRNLHRHLPVLESLSIAADQPINLPEIVQKLFTEVSKQEGFPEDLELWEVCFGLADDDLEDEQLESVRRGFEKFLQSAQ, from the coding sequence aTGGCGATATTTCAACAGGTTCTGGACCATTTGGACTTCACCAAGATACCACCCTTTGCCTTATCCATTTGCCAGCAGAGGGAAAGACAGGAAGGCCGAACGCCGACATGCACTAGCTGTACTGTTTTGCCTGAGCGGCTCTTCGGTTCGAATAACATTCTCTTTCCGCTAGAATTCAATACGGCCGAGAAGTGGATCTTGAAAATTCCCATGAATGGATATCCGGGCCGCTTCAACGATATGCATGCCCGTGTCTTAACCGCTGAAGCCTCGACAATGCAGTTTTTGAGGCGAGAAACGACCACTCCTACCCCAACggtcttctcattctcagcTTCCCTAGTTAATGATCTGCGTTGTCCCTACATATTGATGGAGTATATCGATGGCAAGTCGACCAGCCATGTTTGGTTCAACGAAGAACTAGATGATGCCACTCTGGAGCGTCATCGGATACATGTTTTACAGGACCTGTCCAAGATTATGCTGCAGCTCAATAAATTTACCTTTTCCGAGGCCGGTTCGCCAATCTTCGATGACGGCAACAATCCCATCGGCGTGGGCCCCTTGAGAGTCATGGATATGCCAGCAATGCTGGAGGAACTAAGAACGAATGACGTATGGGACAGAGTCATCCAATCGGAGATTCAGCCCACCTCGGACCCTAAGGCTTGGATGCTTTGCATGTTCGAGCGTCATGAGCCGCCTGATGACAAGTTCAGCCAAGGGGCACATCAACTTCTAAAGCACTTTATAAAATGGCTACCATGGTCCGAGCTCGCGCAAGAGCCCTTCGTCTTGACACATCCTGACTTTAACTTTCAGAATATCTTAGTTTCTGATGAAGGAAAGGTCTGTGCATTGATTGATTGGGAAGGTGTCTCCACTGTGCCAAGATTCCTCGGTAACGAGAGATACCCGGGATGGCTTACTCGCGATTGGGATCCTATGAACTACGGTTATGGAATGGAGGAATGCTTTGTTCAGGAGAATTCGCCAGAGGAACTTTCCCATTATCGAGACATATATCGAGACATGGTTAAGTCTGCcattgcagaagcagaagcagaagctgATGCAAATTGCATTGCTCTATCTAAGCGCAATCTACACCGACACTTACCAGTCTTGGAGAGTCTTTCAATTGCTGCTGATCAACCGATTAACCTGCCTGAAATTGTGCAAAAGCTGTTCACCGAAGTGTCCAAGCAAGAGGGGTTTCCTGAGGACCTTGAGCTGTGGGAGGTTTGTTTTGGACTAGCTGATGATGACCTTGAGGATGAACAATTGGAATCGGTCCGGCGCGGCTTTGAAAAATTCCTTCAATCAGCACAGTAG
- a CDS encoding uncharacterized protein (predicted protein) — translation MSLRNDLDNGRPTKRLESWDIASMWLSDRKDEIQDWWDFSGPQLATLAHEAGYSTMTQIELLLFFRSVVLPRMGRFPDACRPRACAQSRSILTYDGSPIEYSWKWNNSANDHPEIRFCVEPVGDGLCADGIVGGKLRATDEILVQLAKRVPSTDLEWYHHFRDSFGLGHWTDGPLHEDAGTWQVRRPRMPVAFEFTPKGIVTKVYFTPPATLDDMPSFNMFADVVRPIGDKDTTALDESMEYLSRDPVGATLRPDVLAIDCISPLKSRIKLYAGTAMTTFTSAISVLTLGGRIPVTRHSIDEMWALFRMVLGLHDKFLQDEELPVQNPFQPSRAHPEDYYSGLLYYFNLAPGALLPDVKLYLPVIRYGRSDADIALGLQRFMASRHRGQYVDGFQRAMEIISQRHKSGNGHRIQTYIACSFDKDGSLSLTSYLNPGVYFSSETVDV, via the coding sequence ATGTCTCTTCGGAACGACCTTGACAACGGGCGGCCAACCAAGCGGCTCGAGTCATGGGATATCGCGTCAATGTGGCTCAGCGATCGAAAAGACGAAATCCAGGACTGGTGGGACTTCAGCGGACCCCAACTAGCAACACTCGCACACGAAGCCGGCTACAGCACCATGACCCAAATTGAATTACTCTTGTTCTTTCGCTCAGTTGTGTTACCAAGGATGGGGCGGTTTCCTGATGCGTGCCGGCCACGTGCGTGCGCCCAAAGCCGAAGCATACTCACCTATGACGGCTCCCCTATTGAATATAGTTGGAAATGGAATAACTCTGCGAACGACCATCCGGAGATTCGTTTTTGCGTGGAGCCAGTGGGCGATGGTTTGTGTGCCGATGGGATCGTGGGTGGTAAGCTTCGTGCCACAGATGAAATCCTGGTGCAACTTGCAAAGCGAGTGCCAAGTACGGATCTTGAATGGTATCATCATTTTCGGGATTCATTTGGCCTTGGGCATTGGACGGATGGTCCCCTCCATGAAGACGCAGGTACGTGGCAGGTGCGAAGGCCACGAATGCCAGTTGCCTTTGAATTTACGCCAAAAGGAATAGTCACCAAGGTGTACTTTACCCCACCAGCCACTCTGGATGATATGCCCTCTTTCAACATGTTTGCAGATGTTGTGCGGCCGATTGGTGACAAAGATACTACGGCCCTAGATGAGTCTATGGAATATCTTTCCAGGGACCCGGTTGGGGCCACTTTACGACCCGATGTTTTGGCAATTGATTGCATCTCGCCTCTAAAATCACGGATAAAGCTCTACGCAGGAACGGCAATGACAACTTTCACGAGTGCCATCTCTGTACTGACACTGGGTGGGCGGATCCCAGTGACTCGACACTCCATCGATGAGATGTGGGCGTTGTTCCGCATGGTCCTAGGGCTCCATGATAAATTCTTGCAGGACGAGGAACTACCCGTGCAGAATCCATTCCAACCGAGTCGCGCACATCCTGAAGACTACTACAGCGGCTTACTCTATTATTTCAACCTTGCACCGGGGGCACTGTTACCCGACGTGAAACTGTACTTACCCGTGATCCGGTACGGCCGCTCAGATGCAGACATCGCGCTCGGGTTGCAACGGTTCATGGCGTCGAGGCATCGCGGACAATATGTAGATGGATTCCAGCGGGCTATGGAGATCATCAGCCAGAGGCACAAGAGCGGAAATGGCCATCGTATCCAGACTTATATTGCATGTTCATTCGATAAGGACGGCTCTCTTTCACTGACGTCGTACCTGAATCCTGGGGTTTATTTTTCATCGGAAACAGTTGATGTTTGA
- a CDS encoding uncharacterized protein (predicted protein), which produces MSNCNGANGDPTDLIAQALCQELFDKCPRLDLEEFAVQAAHNAKLDWDRLVKEWARERVDNTPCPPLEDFIGLYVNTAFDISIRVAKTLDQSAKPGTDTEPLSFNINSLPRQTAKLRHCRYDTWTFIPSSRNDAARKGMMNLLKLPRLLLSFVRNSEGKISHLEWDLQGGSCEGPAPDLADRVGPVKFHKLESEHTNALTPEMDPVTVF; this is translated from the coding sequence ATGTCCAATTGCAACGGCGCCAATGGCGACCCGACCGATCTTATCGCGCAGGCTTTGTGTCAGGAGCTATTTGACAAGTGCCCTCGGCTTGACTTAGAGGAATTTGCAGTCCAGGCTGCGCATAACGCGAAACTAGACTGGGACAGGCTTGTGAAAGAGTGGGCGAGAGAGCGAGTAGACAATACCCCATGCCCACCACTCGAGGATTTCATTGGGCTCTATGTCAATACGGCTTTCGATATTAGTATTCGGGTGGCGAAGACCTTAGATCAAAGTGCTAAGCCTGGAACCGATACCGAGCCGCTTTCGTTCAACATCaattctcttcctcgtcagaCAGCAAAGCTACGGCACTGCCGCTATGACACGTGGACATTCATACCAAGCTCAAGGAATGACGCAGCTAGGAAGGGGATGATGAACTTGCTGAAACTGCCAAGACTGTTACTGTCTTTTGTTCGTAACAGCGAGGGTAAGATATCACACCTTGAGTGGGACCTGCAGGGTGGTTCGTGTGAAGGGCCTGCACCAGATTTAGCAGATAGAGTTGGCCCTGTGAAGTTCCACAAACTGGAGAGTGAACATACCAACGCCCTCACACCCGAGATGGATCCCGTCACCGTATTTTAA
- a CDS encoding uncharacterized protein (predicted protein) — translation MTCHQRHTNQISSVLSLISSLLHCPLDSSPLLVITESVFHPIMFTSTFPTMSLDLVGIIFLADLSLIAQRTALTGGSTFLDTFILCPGLHRQQDAANVHRGEYPAVAAMTTGYVFRVENPATVNFLQRVGHTGQLTTLSVTNTRKTRKGWRSHFMSSIDSSMSLGAVAAYLLAVSSTIAVSYLLVLTEDWWGLLVLTVLMFTRFINVLLIRSRSRVGWSGASEPGVVGDLLVLLSQDRWVRIRGYVDDLKAVTSGEWLHDMTWVESAISGFTTLLVYLNVALASNAKLSGQVMLLLLFVGTGGLLGLVNMLTQGLQMHGNLITVDIPRRKYRRRLDLVEALICETGRDDWAVRLGMINPSQASATKGSSAGNAAFNETLTM, via the coding sequence ATGACTTGTCATCAAAGACATACGAACCAAATCTCCTCAGTTCTCTCGCtgatttcttctcttcttcactGTCCTCTGGACTCATCACCTTTACTGGTAATCACTGAATCCGTATTCCATCCTATAATGTTTACATCAACATTTCCGACCATGTCCCTGGACTTGGTCGGCATCATTTTCCTGGCTGATCTGTCGCTCATCGCGCAACGAACCGCCCTCACAGGCGGCTCCACATTCCTGGATACATTTATCCTCTGCCCCGGACTGCATCGCCAGCAAGATGCTGCTAATGTCCATCGCGGAGAATACCCAGCCGTAGCTGCCATGACGACAGGCTACGTGTTTCGCGTTGAGAACCCAGCAACTGTCAATTTCCTACAGAGGGTTGGTCACACGGGCCAACTGACTACACTTTCCGTTACCAACACTCGCAAGACTAGAAAAGGATGGCGTTCTCATTTCATGTCCTCTATCGACAGTTCCATGTCACTCGGAGCTGTCGCGGCATACCTCCTCGCGGTTAGCAGCACAATTGCCGTCTCATACCTTCTAGTCCTTACCGAGGACTGGTGGGGCCTCCTCGTGCTCACTGTTTTAATGTTTACCCGATTCATCAATGTGCTCTTGATCCGGTCTCGCAGTCGTGTCGGCTGGAGTGGAGCTTCTGAACCGGGTGTAGTTGGAGAcctccttgttcttctgagCCAGGACCGCTGGGTCCGCATCCGGGGATACGTGGATGACCTCAAAGCGGTGACTTCTGGAGAATGGCTCCACGATATGACTTGGGTTGAAAGTGCCATATCCGGTTTTACAACTTTATTGGTTTACTTGAATGTTGCTCTCGCGAGCAATGCGAAGTTGTCTGGGCAAGTTATGTTGCTGTTACTCTTTGTGGGAACGGGCGGTTTGCTAGGGCTAGTGAATATGTTAACGCAAGGGCTCCAAATGCACGGTAACTTGATCACTGTTGACATTCCACGAAGGAAGTATCGAAGAAGACTGGATCTTGTGGAGGCATTGATCTGTGAGACAGGAAGAGATGATTGGGCAGTGCGCTTAGGAATGATTAATCCTTCTCAAGCGTCAGCTACAAAAGGTAGTTCGGCAGGGAATGCTGCGTTTAATGAAACGCTTACAATGTGA
- a CDS encoding uncharacterized protein (predicted protein): MTNKQPEANIYAHASFDLTALLSIARAIRQKNCTCDESQRPKSGSLNWAIFVVFEDGVEWVFRSPRKAFGLEARTATEALLSEVATLEYLAKIGCIPIPRVFSYCSTGKNDIGIPYILMGKATGVPLSTYKWDDDKIHSTGPDCEQDPAVLTFSQKAKIVKQLGEIQAHLSNVRFDKVGSLFLKNGEFVIEKCLYPSLVWQGRDEFDEQDIPRGPFTDAKSFYVALIRELFAHAKELPMEHHLFHGPVPVPQEYDNFQEYRTATDRWNDYVVIGLKTESTQNRLDYALVGMSLEDNVPLLVEKGNDIKCDGFPLCHPDLSCQNIFVDDELNIICIIDWAFASSVPPSMLLVCPGLPHPRDRIQPCLTKYFAEGFIAAKGYDGEKDLHFSDSSIFWTFVRLVNLDGLQDHVYFSEFMRSCIGQEVPPYIRKLRDRGEFKEFETILLAYEIDGEGPSKDEKNYFSCVGHERFTLSQHLTVMKKIDRDFVADKRLWKWMAQHLKERDVYMYPTNEDEKRGRKRKINEAL, from the exons ATGACCAACAAGCAACCAGAAGCGAATATATATGCTCATGCATCTTTTGACCTTACAGCGCTTTTGTCGATCGCAAGGGCTATCCGACAAAAGAATTGTACTTGTGACGAATCACAACGTCCAAAGAGTGGCAGTTTAAACTGGGCCATCTTCGTTGTCTTTGAGGACGGGGTTGAATGGGTTTTCCGGTCACCGCGGAAAGCTTTCGGTCTAGAAGCGCGTACTGCGACCGAAGCACTTTTGAGTGAAGTGGCAACACTTGAATACCTTGCAAAGATCGGTTGTATACCTATCCCAAGGGTATTTTCATACTG TTCAACCGGCAAAAATGATATTGGGATTCCGTATATCTTGATGGGCAAGGCCACAGGTGTGCCTCTTAGCACCTACAAGTGGGACGACGATAAGATTCACTCAACTGGCCCGGACTGTGAACAGGATCCAGCAGTTTTAACCTTTTCTCAAAAGGCAAAGATTGTGAAGCAACTGGGAGAAATCCAGGCGCATTTGTCCAACGTGCGTTTTGATAAAGTTGgttctctctttctgaaAAATGGAGAATTCGTAATAGAGAAATGCCTTTACCCCTCCTTAGTCTGGCAGGGTCGAGATGAGTTTGACGAGCAGGATATCCCGCGGGGACCTTTCACTGACGCCAAGTCTTTTTATGTGGCCTTAATACGTGAGCTCTTCGCTCACGCGAAAGAACTTCCTATGgaacatcatctcttccatggCCCAGTGCCTGTTCCACAAGAGTACGACAACTTCCAAGAATATAGGACCGCCACAGATCGATGGAATGATTATGTCGTTATAGGATTAAAAACCGAAAGTACCCAGAACAGGCTTGATTATGCCCTAGTAGGGATGTCTCTCGAGGACAATGTGCCTTTACTGGTTGAAAAGGGCAACGACATCAAATGTGACGGCTTTCCGTTGTGCCATCCGGATCTCAGCTGCCAAAATATATTTGTCGATGACGAACTTAATATAATATGCATTATCGACTGGGCTTTTGCGTCCTCTGTTCCACCATCCATGCTTCTCGTCTGTCCTGGCCTACCCCATCCCCGTGATCGCATTCAGCCATGCCTTACGAAGTATTTCGCCGAGGGCTTTATTGCTGCTAAGGGGTACGATGGCGAGAAGGATCTCCATTTCTCAGACAGTAGCATCTTCTGGACATTCGTCCGTCTGGTTAATTTAGACGGGCTCCAAGATCATGTTTACTTCTCCGAATTCATGCGTTCATGCATTGGCCAGGAAGTCCCTCCTTATATTCGCAAACTGAGAGATCGAGGGGAGTTCAAAGAATTTGAGACAATACTTTTGGCTTATGAGATAGACGGGGAAGGCCCCAGTAAGGACGAAAAGAACTATTTCTCGTGTGTTGGTCATGAACGATTCACGTTATCACAACATCTCACAGTGATGAAAAAAATCGATCGAGATTTCGTTGCTGATAAGCGGCTCTGGAAATGGATGGCGCAACATCtgaaagagagagatgtatatatgtatcctacgaatgaagatgagaaaagaggaagaaaacggaAGATCAATGAGGCCTTGTAA
- a CDS encoding uncharacterized protein (predicted protein), which translates to MAVASTHWACTLPSDRRRTIAATRFRHKATRIYRQSLQQPIGRDNMDMLITSCILLGMFSFAAETTSPLDSWVFSDDPISMNWLSVQCGLRCLLEITKPWMDDSIWNEPFQESSNYEYADDHRVGREDLDPELADLCDITDTTTEETNPYHWPLRMLCPLLRIPRHKCGASRITNFMGRLLSDFVNLLAAKEPRALLIMSYWLALMCTSVDEWWVGPRVTLECRAICMYLEACGDRRIVELLDFPARSCGFKITS; encoded by the coding sequence ATGGCAGTGGCGAGTACCCACTGGGCCTGTACCCTTCCATCGGACCGAAGGCGTACCATAGCAGCCACACGTTTTCGACACAAGGCGACCCGGATATACCGACAAAGTCTTCAGCAACCCATCGGCCGAGATAACATGGACATGCTCATCACAAGCTGCATCCTGCTCGGAATGTTCTCCTTCGCTGCCGAGACGACAAGTCCGCTCGATTCCTGGGTTTTCTCAGATGACCCGATCAGTATGAACTGGCTCTCCGTCCAATGTGGCCTTCGCTGTCTCCTGGAGATCACCAAACCATGGATGGACGACAGCATCTGGAATGAACCATTCCAGGAATCGAGCAACTACGAATATGCCGATGATCACCGAGTGGGCCGGGAAGATCTCGATCCCGAACTGGCGGACTTATGCGATATCACGGACACCACAACGGAAGAGACAAACCCCTACCATTGGCCTCTTCGTATGCTTTGCCCGTTGCTGCGCATTCCTCGACACAAATGTGGGGCGTCTCGCATAACAAACTTTATGGGTCGACTGTTGTCTGATTTCGTGAATCTGCTCGCTGCGAAGGAGCCTCGTGCTTTGCTTATCATGTCATACTGGTTAGCACTAATGTGTACTTCTGTTGATGAGTGGTGGGTTGGCCCCCGCGTTACGCTTGAATGTCGAGCCATTTGTATGTATCTTGAAGCATGTGGTGACAGGCGCATTGTCGAGTTGCTTGACTTTCCCGCAAGGTCGTGTGGGTTTAAGATAACCAGTTGA
- a CDS encoding uncharacterized protein (permeases of the major facilitator superfamily) → MIKIDFGFRSRSQDGEGEGWFGKLPQFTVISRPGSSLGHSTPSSGLATPTEEKGLTTLQPCPEIGRLASWRGALILLVTSGSQFLDNVFMTSSNIALSSIQEEFGVSSTELQWMISAYTLTFGGFLLLAGVLSDRYGRKMILCLGLFWLSVWTLAIGFGQSFIQLAVFRGIQGIGAALTVPSAIGIISSYFTGVDRTRGLSIYAASGTLGFCVGLIFGGFLTSSLGWRYIFYLIVTITGSIGVLGAIVLPKDDLAGKEKPKMDYFGALLSTAGLILLQFVLSSGGDYGWGTSFIIVLLILAVALLVAFTFLEWYISYPIMPLDLWKIPNFAGLWIAGFTCYGSYQNVIYYIVLMAQQVDNLSAGETALRFLPMGVIGFIASMGTGKALEYVNGKYTLIAGLVLTVLAPVPSALTATDSEPDFWVNVLPTSLISITAVSLIFVTTSTTILTTVPVNVKSLCGGMLNTAFQIGSGVALAISAAVTEAVDIKKGHGLAQQYSTGLWCSAGLAALGLVIAMISVRRRGIGPGDRNDTLVAI, encoded by the exons ATGATTAAGATTGACTTCGGCTTTCGAAGCCGTAGCCAGGATGGTGAGGGTGAGGGCTGGTTTGGCAAACTGCCGCAGTTCACTGTGATCTCCCGCCCGGGGTCGTCGTTAGGGCACAGCACCCCTTCGTCCGGACTGGCAACCCCGaccgaagaaaaaggcctCACCACGTTACAACCTTGCCCGGAAATTGGTCGACTGGCCTCCTGGAGAGGTGCTTTGATCTTGCTGGTGACTTCCGGCTCCCAATTTCTTGATAATGTTTTCATGACCAGTTCGAACATCGCGCTATCCTCTATTCAGGAAGAATTCGGAGTTTCCAGTACTGAGTTACAATGGATGATTTCTGCATACACTTTGACATTTGGTGGGTTTCTGCTACTCGCAGGTGTGCTCTCTGATCG ATATGGGAGAAAAATGATTCTGTGCCTCGGCCTCTTCTGGCTGTCCGTCTGGACACTCGCTATTGGATTTGGCCAGTCATTTATCCAGCTTGCCGTCTTCCGTGGTATCCAGGGAATCGGCGCTGCATTGACTGTTCCATCGGCGATCGGAATCATCAGTTCCTACTTCACTGGTGTTGACCGCACTCGGGGATTGTCTATCTACGCAGCATCTGGGACACTGGGATTCTGCGTCGGCCTCATCTTCGGTGGTTTCCTCACGTCATCGCTGGGCTGGCGATATATTTTCTATTTAATTGTCACCATCACAGGCTCCATCGGGGTCCTAGGCGCCATCGTCCTCCCCAAAGACGACTTGGctgggaaggaaaagcccAAGATGGATTACTTTGGAGCCCTGCTGTCTACAGCTGGCCTGATCCTGCTTCAATTTGTGCTTTCAAGTGGAGGTGATTACGGCTGGGGCACCTCATTCATCATCGTTCTGCTCATTCTCGCGGTCGCCCTTCTGGTCGCTTTTACCTTCCTTGAATGGTACATTTCCTATCCGATCATGCCCTTAGATCTGTGGAAAATCCCCAATTTCGCAGGTCTTTGGATTGCAGGATTTA CCTGCTACGGCAGCTATCAAAATGTCATCTACTACATTGTCCTGATGGCACAACAGGTGGACAATCTGTCCGCCGGCGAGACAGCCCTCCGGTTCTTGCCTATGGGCGTCATTGGATTCATTGCCTCCATGGGAACAGGAAAGGCTCTCGAATATGTGAACGGGAAATACACTCTTATTGCCGGGCTGGTCCTGACGGTGTTAGCCCCCGTTCCAAGTGCATTGACCGCGACAGACTCAGAGCCAGACTT CTGGGTTAATGTTCTTCCTACATCCCTTATCAGTATTACAGCCGTATCGCTCATCTTCGTGACAACGAGCACCACAATCCTGACAACAGTCCCAGTTAACGTCAAGAGTTTATGTGGTGGAATG CTAAACACAGCCTTTCAAATCGGCTCTGGTGTCGCCCTTGCCATCTCTGCCGCAGTCACAGAAGCAGTCGATATAAAAAAAGGTCACGGCCTTGCCCAGCAGTATTCCACCGGTCTATGGTGCTCTGCCGGACTAGCAGCTCTAGGTCTCGTCATTGCGATGATCTCCGTTCGCAGACGAGGCATCGGACCGGGCGATAGGAACGATACGCTAGTTGCGATTTAA
- a CDS encoding zinc-dependent alcohol dehydrogenase family protein (NADPH:quinone reductase and related Zn-dependent oxidoreductases) translates to MKQWVLSGTCGIDSLQLQDVPIPDPGDYEVLVKFHAASLNFRDIMIANGQYYIKTKDRVIPGSDAAGEIVKVGPKVTRFSTGQRVSPIFHLTHLYGSVKDTDIQNQLGGTYDGVFCEYGVFNEHGCVEIPSTLSYREAATLPCAALTAWNALYGGPRKLKPGDVVLTQGSGGVSIFALQFAKLGGAQVISTTSNAEKGAKLRDLGADVIINYAEDSEWGQTAKSQSHRKRGADFVVEIANTMVQSSQAVANNGCIATIGRRGDSERGAGSSHSSVLATVRRILVGNRQLQEDMNAAIEVSHLKPQIDGLSFKFHELKEAYDYFQQGSHFGKVVVDFD, encoded by the exons ATGAAACAGTGGGTCCTCAGCGGAACTTGTGGGATTGATTCCCTACAGCTCCAAGATGTTCCGATCCCTGACCCAGGTGACTACGAGGTTCTAGTAAAGTTCCACGCAGCTTCACTCAATTTCAGAGACATCATGATTGCAAAT GGACAATATTATATCAAAACTAAGGACAGAGTAATTCCAGG CTCTGATGCTGCGGGTGAAATTGTCAAAGTTGGCCCAAAGGTGACCAGATTTTCTACTGGCCAGCGGGTGTCACCGATCTTTCATTTGACCCACCTATATGGTTCTGTGAAGGATACGGACATTCAAAATCAGCTAGGCGGAACTTATGACGGGGTATTTTGCGAGTACGGTGTCTTCAACGAGCATGGTTGCGTCGAAATTCCGTCAACCTTGTCTTATCGTGAAGCTGCAACTCTACCTTGTGCTGCACTCACAGCTTGGAATGCCCTTTATGGTGGCCCTAGAAAGTTGAAGCCGGGTGATGTGGTTCTAACGCAAGGCAGCGGTGGTGTTAGCATATTTGCTCTACAGTTCGCGAAGCTCGGGGGCGCACAAGTCATCTCGACAACTAGCAATGCGGAAAAGGGTGCGAAGCTGCGAGATCTAGGCGCAGATGTGATCATAAATTATGCCGAGGATAGTGAATGGGGTCAGACGGCCAAGAGCCAATCGCACCGAAAGAGAGGAGCTGATTTTGTGGTCGAGATTGCCAATACCATGGTCCAATCTTCCCAGGCTGTTGCTAACAATGGATGCATCGCGACCattgggagaagaggagactCTGAAAGAGGGGCTGGCAGCTCTCACAGCTCGGTGCTAGCGACTGTTCGAAGAATTTTGGTGGGCAACAGGCAGCTTCAAGAGGATATGAATGCTGCCATCGAAGTAAGCCATCTTAAGCCACAGATTGACGGTCTTTCATTCAAGTTCCATGAACTCAAAGAGGCATATGATTACTTCCAGCAGGGAAGCCACTTCGGTAAGGTGGTTGTGGACTTTGACTGA
- a CDS encoding ankyrin repeat domain-containing protein (predicted protein) — protein MEWNTRGIFPARRRTYRQYISSDDDMIKEAASMTQVNPVARQRTPAMLLIKQPKALKQYQTSSFLREAVRYLVYKGEEDEDDGIFHRTKVKPNPISDISQFSSTLKHSIDKANADTILELLQHKHDHLAQDKDGWCALDYAARTNNEDVCRTRIRSECLQTSQQSIDTYNHTGATPLQFAVSIGRLGTVRALLEAAANPHATDHYQRSPLFIASERNHLQAAEFLLSSRVQIPRDATAWLKELLCEKNWCNHSEPAYRCNPSSGVV, from the exons ATGGAATGGAACACAAGAGGAATATTCCCAGCGCGACGAAGAACATATCGACAATATATCAGCTCGGACGATGATATGATTAAGGAGGCGGCATCCATGACACAGGTTAATCCCGTGGCGCGCCAGCGAACCCCTGCCATGTTGTTAATTAAGCAGCCGAAAGCTTTGAAGCAGTACCAAACCAGTTCCTTCTTACGAGAGGCGGTGAGGTATCTAGTTTACAAGGGAGAAG aagacgaggacgatGGGATCTTCCATCGCACCAAAGTTAAGCCTAACCCTATCTCCGATATATCCCAATTCTCGTCCACCTTGAAGCATAGTATTGACAAAGCAAATGCTGACACGATCTTGGAGTTACTACAACATAAACACGACCATCTTGCGCAGGATAAGGATGGCTGGTGCGCCCTTGACTACGCCGCGAGGACAAACAATGAGGATGTCTGCCGAACACGAATTCGATCAGAATGTCTTCAAACCAGCCAGCAGTCAATCGACACGTACAATCACACGGGCGCCACTCCACTCCAGTTTGCGGTCTCCATTGGTCGTTTAGGCACTGTACGAGCTCTTCTAGAGGCGGCGGCAAATCCACATGCCACTGATCACTATCAGCGCTCGCCACTCTTCATAGCCAGTGAGCGGAACCATCTCCAGGCGGCTGAATTTCTGCTTTCATCCAGAGTACAGATCCCTCGTGATGCTACGGCGTGGCTGAAGGAGCTTCTGTGTGAGAAGAATTGGTGCAACC ATTCTGAGCCTGCCTATCGATGTAACCCTAGCTCAGGCGTTGTGTAA